A stretch of Sebastes fasciatus isolate fSebFas1 chromosome 19, fSebFas1.pri, whole genome shotgun sequence DNA encodes these proteins:
- the LOC141757544 gene encoding protein AMBP-like: MQKAMVLVSLLVLGWSSTIQGVPVLPDSLYPTQENFDLTRFLGTWHDVAVASTCPYMQRNRGDAAIGKLVLQSSTTEGKVKMTRSVLRKGTCKEISGDYDLTTTPGRFSYHIAQWGADVDAYVVHTNYDEYAIVIMSKQKTAGDKSISVKLYSRTMAVRDTVLDDFKTLVREQGMADNTIIIKQNKGDCIPGEVVVEATVQPEPQRKKRDVVPSLAPVDAEGSGDDTPLFNGTESCHAAPETGPCFGIHQRYYYNSSSMSCELFNYGGCVGNQNNFETERECFQRCRTEAVCRLPMAALPCTGQPPVWAFDSSAGLCVPYKVGFCQGNANKFYTKSECDEYCGVMDDDEELLMAKSK; the protein is encoded by the exons ATGCAGAAAGCAATGGTTCTCGTTTCCCTGCTGGTCCTAGGGTGGTCCTCGACCATTCAAGGGGTCCCTGTACTCCCAGACTCCCTCTACCCCACGCAGGAGAACTTTGATTTGACCCGG TTTTTGGGAACATGGCATGATGTTGCCGTGGCGAGTACATGTCCCTATATGCAGCGTAATAGGGGAGATGCTGCCATCGGTAAACTGGTTCTGCAGAGCAGCACCACTGAAGGAAAAGTCAAGATGACTCGAAGTGTACTCAG AAAAGGAACATGTAAGGAGATCTCTGGGGACTATGATTTGACCACCACACCAGGACGATTCTCCTACCATATTGCAC AGTGGGGGGCAGACGTGGATGCCTACGTGGTTCACACAAACTACGATGAGTATGCGATAGTGATAATgagcaaacagaaaacagcaggggATAAGAGCATCTCAGTTAAGCTTTACA GTCGAACTATGGCTGTGAGAGACACTGTGCTGGACGACTTCAAAACACTTGTCAGAGAACAGGGAATGGCTGATAACACTATCATCATTAAGCAGAACAAAG GTGACTGTATTCCtggagaggtggtggtggaAGCGACTGTTCAGCCTGAGCCTCAG aggaagaagagagacgTGGTGCCTTCTTTGGCTCCTGTAGACGCTGAGGGTTCAGGTGATGATACACCTCTTTTCAATGGAACCG AGTCCTGTCATGCAGCACCTGAAACAGGACCATGTTTTGGGATTCACCAGCGTTACTACTACAACTCCTCTTCAATGAGCTGTGAACTCTTCAATTACGGAGGGTGTGTGGGCAACCAGAACAACTTTGAAACTGAGAGAGAGTGTTTCCAAAGATGTCGCACTGAGG CTGTGTGCCGTCTGCCCATGGCGGCCCTACCCTGCACAGGCCAGCCACCCGTCTGGGCCTTTGACTCCAGCGCCGGTCTGTGCGTGCCCTACAAGGTGGGATTCTGCCAGGGCAACGCCAACAAGTTCTACACCAAATCAGAGTGTGACGAGTACTGTGGGGTGATGGATGACG ACGAAGAGCTCCTGATGGCAAAAAGCAAGTGA